One Agrobacterium vaccinii DNA window includes the following coding sequences:
- a CDS encoding TerC family protein, with protein sequence MDSIIPLLSDPAAWVALVTLIVMEVVLGIDNLIFISILTNKLPEHQRDKARKIGIGLALIMRLGLLGTVAWIVQLTEPVFELFGQGFSWKDMILIGGGLFLVWKATKEIHHNVDPEDHKEDMVGNAAITSFSSAIVQILLLDLVFSLDSIITAVGMTPHVPIMVVAVVFAVTVMLLAANPLANFIEKNPTVVMLALAFLLMIGTTLIAEGMGFHVPKGYVYAAMAFSALVEVLNMVSRNSRRKKKGTVH encoded by the coding sequence GTGGATTCCATAATCCCTTTATTGTCCGACCCCGCTGCGTGGGTGGCGCTCGTCACCCTTATCGTCATGGAGGTCGTGCTTGGCATCGACAACCTGATCTTTATTTCCATTCTCACCAATAAGTTGCCGGAGCATCAGCGCGACAAGGCCAGAAAAATCGGTATTGGCCTGGCGCTGATCATGCGTCTGGGCCTGCTCGGCACCGTCGCGTGGATCGTACAGCTGACCGAACCCGTCTTCGAACTCTTCGGTCAGGGCTTCTCGTGGAAGGACATGATCCTCATCGGCGGCGGTCTGTTCCTCGTGTGGAAGGCCACCAAGGAAATTCACCACAATGTGGACCCGGAAGACCACAAGGAAGACATGGTCGGCAACGCTGCCATCACCAGCTTCTCGTCTGCCATCGTGCAGATTCTGCTGCTCGACCTCGTCTTTTCGCTCGACAGCATCATCACCGCCGTCGGCATGACACCGCACGTGCCGATCATGGTTGTTGCCGTCGTCTTCGCCGTTACCGTCATGCTGCTGGCCGCCAATCCGCTGGCCAACTTCATCGAAAAGAATCCGACAGTCGTCATGCTGGCGCTGGCGTTCTTGCTGATGATCGGCACGACGCTGATTGCCGAAGGCATGGGCTTCCATGTTCCAAAGGGCTACGTCTACGCCGCCATGGCGTTTTCGGCGCTGGTGGAAGTGCTCAACATGGTCTCGCGCAACTCGCGCCGGAAGAAAAAGGGCACTGTGCATTAA
- a CDS encoding SLC13 family permease — protein sequence MTIEQILAFSVIAGMMVAFIIDKFRYDVVACSALLIAVALGVVPFDKAFSGFSDDIVIIVASALIVSTSVARSGIVDTTIKKYFPEMRSKHLQLAFLMIVVAVMSAFIKNIGALAIMIPVAFQFARKSGSPVSYYLMPMAFAALLGGLMTQIGTSPNIVVSRLREEMTGQSFSMFDFTPVGATLAVVGIAFLTFGYKLLPARAKDGASVEDILEEASYAAEATLPADSLMIGKPLSDLLKQADGDVITNTIIRGHRRVSPFPDVTLKAGDTILLEGTSEGLDRIVSNAKLTLSGKPITENGQKTVDLIAMEAVISNESLLSGLSARELALSYTRGVNLIAVSRRGHRVNERLSDLTLKAGDVIVLQGSRKNLPVVLREFSLLPLAQREILLGVQRRAFIPVMILAAAMLAAATGIAPVAVAFFAAAFAMILVGAIPLTEVYKSIDGPILVMLAALIPVSDSLRSTGASDLIAGWLGHAAQGLPPFAALGMILLTAMAVTPFLNNAATVLVMGPIAAGFATTLGFRPEAFLMAVAIGAGCDFLTPIGHQCNTLVMGPGGYKFSDYPRLGAPLSVMIVIVSIPMLLYVWPV from the coding sequence ATGACCATCGAGCAGATCTTAGCCTTCAGCGTGATCGCCGGAATGATGGTCGCTTTCATCATCGACAAGTTTCGATATGACGTGGTGGCGTGCAGCGCGCTGCTGATTGCCGTCGCGCTCGGCGTCGTGCCGTTCGACAAGGCGTTTTCGGGTTTTTCGGACGATATCGTGATCATCGTCGCCAGCGCGCTGATCGTCAGCACATCGGTGGCGCGCTCCGGCATCGTCGATACGACGATCAAGAAATACTTTCCGGAGATGCGCTCCAAACATCTGCAACTGGCGTTTCTGATGATCGTGGTCGCCGTGATGTCGGCTTTCATCAAGAACATCGGCGCGCTGGCGATCATGATCCCGGTCGCCTTCCAGTTCGCCCGCAAGTCCGGCAGCCCCGTCTCCTATTATTTGATGCCGATGGCTTTTGCTGCTTTGTTGGGCGGGTTGATGACGCAGATCGGCACGTCGCCCAACATCGTGGTTTCGCGGCTGCGAGAGGAAATGACCGGGCAGAGCTTTTCCATGTTCGATTTCACGCCCGTGGGTGCAACACTCGCCGTGGTCGGCATCGCGTTTCTGACATTCGGCTACAAGCTGCTTCCGGCGCGCGCCAAGGATGGCGCGTCCGTCGAGGATATTCTGGAAGAGGCAAGCTATGCCGCCGAGGCCACGCTGCCTGCCGACAGCCTGATGATCGGCAAGCCGCTGAGCGACCTTCTGAAACAGGCGGATGGAGACGTCATTACGAACACCATCATTCGCGGCCACCGACGTGTTTCGCCGTTCCCTGATGTGACATTGAAGGCAGGCGACACCATTCTTCTGGAGGGGACGTCCGAGGGGCTGGACCGGATCGTTTCCAATGCCAAGCTGACACTATCGGGCAAGCCGATTACCGAAAATGGCCAGAAAACGGTCGATCTCATCGCCATGGAAGCGGTGATCAGCAACGAATCCCTGCTGAGCGGGCTTTCCGCCAGGGAGTTGGCGCTGTCCTACACGCGTGGCGTCAACCTCATCGCGGTCAGCCGACGTGGCCACCGCGTCAATGAGCGGCTGAGCGACCTGACGTTGAAGGCGGGTGACGTGATCGTTTTGCAGGGATCACGCAAGAACCTGCCGGTGGTGCTGCGGGAATTCTCGTTGTTGCCGTTGGCGCAGCGCGAAATCCTGCTGGGTGTGCAGCGACGCGCCTTCATTCCCGTCATGATCCTCGCGGCGGCCATGCTGGCGGCAGCAACGGGCATTGCGCCGGTGGCGGTTGCCTTCTTCGCTGCGGCCTTCGCGATGATCCTTGTCGGCGCCATTCCGTTGACCGAAGTCTACAAATCCATCGACGGGCCGATCCTCGTCATGCTGGCGGCCCTCATTCCCGTCAGCGACTCGCTGCGATCGACGGGAGCCAGCGACCTGATTGCCGGATGGCTGGGCCATGCCGCCCAAGGCCTGCCGCCTTTTGCTGCGCTAGGCATGATCCTGCTGACGGCCATGGCGGTGACGCCTTTCCTCAACAATGCTGCGACCGTGCTGGTGATGGGGCCGATTGCGGCGGGCTTTGCGACGACGCTGGGTTTTCGCCCCGAAGCCTTCCTGATGGCGGTTGCCATCGGCGCCGGTTGCGACTTTCTCACCCCCATCGGCCATCAGTGCAACACGCTGGTCATGGGGCCGGGCGGTTACAAGTTCAGTGACTATCCGCGCCTCGGGGCTCCGCTGTCCGTCATGATCGTCATCGTTTCCATTCCCATGCTGCTCTATGTCTGGCCCGTCTAG